The genomic interval TGGCCCGACGCCATCTTCTTCCGCAGCACCGACAACGGCGCGACCTGGACGCGGATCTGGGACTTCGCTGGATATCCGTCCGTCACCAAGCGCTACAGCATGGACATCTCGGCCAACCCGTGGCTGGACTTCAACACCAACCCGCAGCCCCCCGAGTCGACACCGAAGCTGGGCTGGATGAACGAGTCGCTGGAGATCGACCCGTTCAACTCCGACCGGATGCTCTACGGCACCGGCGCCACGATCTACGGCACCACCCAGCTGACCAACTGGGACTCGGACACCGCCTTCACGATCAAGCCGTACGCCCGTGGCCTCGAGGAGACAGCGGTCCTCGACCTGGCCAGCCCGCCGTCGGGCGCCCCGCTGGTCAGCGCGCTGGGCGACATCGGCGGTTTCCACCACGCCTCGCTCGACGCCGTGCAGCCGAACTTCCACGACACGCCGGCGCTGGGCAGCAACACCTCGCTGGACTTCGCCGAGCTCAACCCGCAGGTGTTCGCCCGGGTCGGCAACGCGGACGCGGCCCCGCACATCGGCATCTCGACCGACGGCGGCAGGAACTGGTATCAGGGCCAGGAGCCGGGCGGGGTCACCGGCGGCGGCACGATCGCGGTCGGCGCCGACGCCGGCTCGATGGTCTGGTCGCCGGCCGGAGCGGGCGTGCACCACTCGACCACCCGGGGCAGCTCATGGGCGGCCTCGACCGGGGTGCCCGCCGGCGCGATCGTCGAGAGCGACCGCGCCGACCCGAAGACCTTCTACGCGTACGCGGCGGGGAAGTTCTACACCAGCAAGGACGGCGGCGCGACGTTCACCGCGTCGGCGGCCACGCTGCCCACGACCGGGCGGCTGCACTTCAAGGCGGTGCCGGGCGCGGCCGGGCACGTCTGGTTCGCGGGGGAGAGCGGGCTGCTGCGCTCGACCGACGCCGGCGCCACATTCACCGAGGTCGCGCCGGTGACCTCGGGCATCAACGTCGCGTTCGGCAAGGCGGCGCCGGGGGCCGGCCATCCCGCGGTCTTCCTGGTCGGCACGGTCGGCGGCGTCACCGGGGTGTTCCGCTCCGACGACACCGGCGGCTCGTGGCTGCGGATCAACGACGACCAGCACCAGTACGGGAACATGGGCGACGCCCTGGCCGGGGATCCGCGCATCTACGGCCGGGTCTATCTGGGCACCAACGGCCGCGGCATCCTCTACGCCGACCGGGCCGGAGGCGCCACCCCGACGACGCCGCCCACCACGGCGCCGACAACGCCACCCACGACGCCGCCGACGACACCGCCCACGACCGCTCCCACCACGCCGCCGCCGACCACCCCCAACCCGTCGGGCGGCTGCGCGGCCACCTACCAGATCACCGGCTCGTGGAGTGGCGGCTTCCAGGCCGAGGTGACCGTCACCAACACCGGCGCCACCACCACCAGCGCCTGGACCGTCGGCTGGACCTTCACCGGCGGGCAGAGCGTGACCCAGCTGTGGGGCGGCGTCCACACGCAGACCGGCACCGCGGTCAGCGTGCGCAACACCTCCTGGAACGGCGCCCTGGCCGCGGGCGCGAGCACCACCTTCGGCCTCCTCGGAAGCCTCAGCGGCAGCACCAACCCCGTCCCCTCCCCGGTCACCTGCGCCCCGGCGTAGCGCGCCTCCCCACAAGAAAGGACTCCCCACGTGCAAGTGAGATTCCGAACCAGACCCCGCGTACGCCGCGGGCTGGCCGTCACCGGCGCCGCCGTCCTCGGCGCCGGCGCGGCCCTGGTGGCCGGCGTCCCGGCTCTCGCCGCCCCGAGCTGCAATGTGGTCTACAAGGTGCAGAGCCAGTGGAGCGGCGGGTTCACCGGCGACATCGCCATCACCAACACCGGCGACCCGATGACCAGCTGGAGGCTCGAGTACGACTTCCCCGACGCGTCGCAGCGGGTGACCCAGGGCTGGAGCGGCGTCTACTCGCAGAGCGGGCAGCACGTCACCGTCAACAACGCGGCCTGGAACGGCAACCTGGGCACGAACGCGACGGTCAGCACGGGCTTCAACGGCTCGTTCGGCTCGGCCAACCCGGTGCCGACCGCGTTCTCGGTCAACGGCGTGCGCTGCAACGGCCCGGCCACCGCCGCACCCACGGTCGAGATCACCAGCCCAGCCGCGAACACCCGGTTCACCGCGCCCGCGTCGATCCCGATCACGGCGGTGCCCACCGCGCCGTCCGGCGGGTCGATCAGCAAGGTCGAGTTCTACCACGACGGGCTGCTGCTCAACACCGACACAGCCGCGCCGTACACGTACACCTGGTCCGGGGTTCCGGCCCAGACCGCGGCCTACCAGCTGCAGGCCATCGCGTACGACGCCACCGGCAACAAGAGCAACACCGCCGCCGTGCCGGTGTTCGTCGACGCGGCCACCACCCCGGCGATCGTCTCCGATGCCACCTCGGTGAGCGTGTCGCCCGGCAAGAGCGCGACTTTCAAGCTGGCTCTGTCGAAGGCTCCGACGGCCAATGTGACTGTGGCGGTCGCCCGCACCAGCGGCGCGACCACCGTCTCGGCCACCCCGGCGTCGCTGACCTTCACCCCGTCGAACTGGAACACCGGCCAGACCGTCACGGTCGCGGCCACCGACGCGGCGACGATCGGCGCGACGGCCGCCTTCTCGGCCACCGCGAGCGGGCACACGGCCGCGACCGTCAACGCGACCGTCGTCCGGGAGGGCGCCGCCGACGCCCGGTTCACCCAGCTCTACAACGACATCAAGAACCCGGCCAACGGCTACTTCAGCCCGGACGGCGTGCCGTACCACTCGATCGAGACGCTGATCGACGAGGCGCCCGACCACGGCCACGAAACCACCTCCGAGGCGTTCAGCTACTGGCTGTGGCTCGAGGCGGAGCACGGGCACGTAACCGGTGAATGGGCGCCGTTCAACAGCGCCTGGGCGACGATGGAGAAGTACATCATCCCGGCGCACGCCGACCAGCCGACCAACGACAAGTACGACCCGTCGAAGCCGGCGACGTACGCGGCGGAGTACCCGCTGCCGTCGCAGTACCCGTCGCAGCTCGACAACAGCGTCTCGGTGGGAACCGACCCGCTGGCCAACGAGCTGAAGAGCGCGTACGGCACGTCGGACATCTACGGCATGCACTGGCTGCTCGACGTCGACAACACGTACGGCTTCGGCCGCTGCGGCGACGGCACCACGCGCAACGTCTACATCAACACGTTCCAGCGCGGCCCGCAGGAGTCGACGTTCGAGACCGTGCCGCAGCCCTCCTGCGACACGTTCAAGCACGGCGGCCCCAACGGCTACCTCGACCTGTTCACCAAGGACTCCAGCTACGCCAAGCAGTGGAAGTACACCAACGCCCCGGACGCGGACTCGCGCGCGGTGCAGGCGGCGTACTGGGCGTACACCTGGGCGACCGAGCAGGGCAAGCAGTCGCAGCTGACCGCGGCCGTGGCCAACGCCGCCAAGATGGGCGACTACCTGCGGTACTCGTTCTACGACAAGTACTTCAAGCAGCCCGGCTGCACGTCGACCTCGTGCCCGGCCGGCACCGGCAAGAACGCCTCCAGCAACCTGATGTCCTGGTACTACGCCTGGGGTGGCGCGACCGACACCAGCGCCGGATGGGCGTGGCGGATCGGCTCGAGCACCAGCCACTTCGGCTACCAGAACCCGATGGCCGCCTACATCCTGTCCAACGTCAGCGCCTTCGCCCCGAAGTCGCCGACGGCCAAGGCGGACTGGCAGGCCAGCCTGAACCGGCAGCTCGAGTTCTACCAGTGGCTGCAGTCGTCCGAGGGCGCGATCGCCGGCGGCGCGACGAACAGCTGGAACGGCAGCTACCAGGCCCGCCCGGCCGGCACGCCGACCTTCTACGGGCTGGCGTACGTGGAGGCCCCGGTCTACGAGGACCCGCCGTCGAACCGCTGGTTCGGCATGCAGACCTGGTCGCTGGAGCGTCTGGCCGAGTACTACTACCTGACCAACGACAGCAAGGCCAAGTCCGTGCTGGACAAGTGGGTGCCGTGGGCGCTGGCGAACAGCGACATCACCGCCACCGACTTCAGCATCCCGTCGGACATGGAGTGGACCGGCGCGCCGGCCACCTGGAACCCGTCCAGCCCGCAGCCGAACACCAACCTGCACGTCGAAGTGACCAGCCACGGCCAGGACCTCGGCGTCGCGGGCTCGTTCGCCAAGCTGCTGACCTACTACGCGGCCAAGTCCGGCAGCACCACGGCCAAGACCGCGGCCAAGAACCTGCTCGACGCGATCTGGACCAAGAAGGACTCGAAGGGCGTCTCGGTCACCGAGACCCGGGCCGACTACAACCGCATGGACGACAAGTACGACGCGTCCACCGGCCAGGGCATCTACATCCCGCCGGGCTGGAGCGGCAAGATGCCGAACGGCGACGAGATCAAGCCGGGTGTGTCCTTCCTGGACATTCGCTCCTTCTACAAGAACGACCCGGACTACCCGAAGGTTGAGGCGTACCTCAACGGTGGGCCGGCGCCGACGTTCAACTACCACCGTTTCTGGGCGCAGGTCGACGTGGCCACCGGCTACGCGGACTTCGCCCGGTTGTTCCCCAACGGCTGATCCGGAGGCCTTGATGAGAAAAAGATTGTTGATGTACGCCATGGCGGGGCTGCTCGCCGCGGGCGTCGGGGCAGTGGTGTCACAGGGCCCCGCTCAGGCCCACGGGGCCATGATGGTGCCGGGCAGCCGCACGTGGCTCTGCTACCAGGACGGCCGCAACCCGCAGACCGGCGCGATCGAGCCCAAGAACCCCGCCTGCGCCGCGGCCGTGGC from Paractinoplanes brasiliensis carries:
- a CDS encoding glycoside hydrolase family 48 protein, which encodes MQVRFRTRPRVRRGLAVTGAAVLGAGAALVAGVPALAAPSCNVVYKVQSQWSGGFTGDIAITNTGDPMTSWRLEYDFPDASQRVTQGWSGVYSQSGQHVTVNNAAWNGNLGTNATVSTGFNGSFGSANPVPTAFSVNGVRCNGPATAAPTVEITSPAANTRFTAPASIPITAVPTAPSGGSISKVEFYHDGLLLNTDTAAPYTYTWSGVPAQTAAYQLQAIAYDATGNKSNTAAVPVFVDAATTPAIVSDATSVSVSPGKSATFKLALSKAPTANVTVAVARTSGATTVSATPASLTFTPSNWNTGQTVTVAATDAATIGATAAFSATASGHTAATVNATVVREGAADARFTQLYNDIKNPANGYFSPDGVPYHSIETLIDEAPDHGHETTSEAFSYWLWLEAEHGHVTGEWAPFNSAWATMEKYIIPAHADQPTNDKYDPSKPATYAAEYPLPSQYPSQLDNSVSVGTDPLANELKSAYGTSDIYGMHWLLDVDNTYGFGRCGDGTTRNVYINTFQRGPQESTFETVPQPSCDTFKHGGPNGYLDLFTKDSSYAKQWKYTNAPDADSRAVQAAYWAYTWATEQGKQSQLTAAVANAAKMGDYLRYSFYDKYFKQPGCTSTSCPAGTGKNASSNLMSWYYAWGGATDTSAGWAWRIGSSTSHFGYQNPMAAYILSNVSAFAPKSPTAKADWQASLNRQLEFYQWLQSSEGAIAGGATNSWNGSYQARPAGTPTFYGLAYVEAPVYEDPPSNRWFGMQTWSLERLAEYYYLTNDSKAKSVLDKWVPWALANSDITATDFSIPSDMEWTGAPATWNPSSPQPNTNLHVEVTSHGQDLGVAGSFAKLLTYYAAKSGSTTAKTAAKNLLDAIWTKKDSKGVSVTETRADYNRMDDKYDASTGQGIYIPPGWSGKMPNGDEIKPGVSFLDIRSFYKNDPDYPKVEAYLNGGPAPTFNYHRFWAQVDVATGYADFARLFPNG
- a CDS encoding cellulose binding domain-containing protein, whose translation is MRRSTIAAVVTAALLSASALVLARPLTATAEAADPYVWKNVRIDGGGFVPGIVFNPGERNLIYARTDIGGAYRWNENGQSWTPLLDWVGQDNWGYNGVLSIAPDPVDTDRVYAAVGMYTNSWDPNNGAVLRSSDKGATWQVTKLPFKNGGNMPGRGMGERLAVDPHDNRNVYFAAEGGNGLWRSTDHGVTWARVTNFPNAGNYVQDPDDPNGYLNQNQGLTWVTFGAANQIYVGVADKQNMLYRSLDGGATWERVPGQPTGHIAHKGVVQGKHLFLATSDTGGPYEGGAGQVLRLDTTTGAWTDISPTPAADAYYGYSGLTVDRQNPGTLMVATQISWWPDAIFFRSTDNGATWTRIWDFAGYPSVTKRYSMDISANPWLDFNTNPQPPESTPKLGWMNESLEIDPFNSDRMLYGTGATIYGTTQLTNWDSDTAFTIKPYARGLEETAVLDLASPPSGAPLVSALGDIGGFHHASLDAVQPNFHDTPALGSNTSLDFAELNPQVFARVGNADAAPHIGISTDGGRNWYQGQEPGGVTGGGTIAVGADAGSMVWSPAGAGVHHSTTRGSSWAASTGVPAGAIVESDRADPKTFYAYAAGKFYTSKDGGATFTASAATLPTTGRLHFKAVPGAAGHVWFAGESGLLRSTDAGATFTEVAPVTSGINVAFGKAAPGAGHPAVFLVGTVGGVTGVFRSDDTGGSWLRINDDQHQYGNMGDALAGDPRIYGRVYLGTNGRGILYADRAGGATPTTPPTTAPTTPPTTPPTTPPTTAPTTPPPTTPNPSGGCAATYQITGSWSGGFQAEVTVTNTGATTTSAWTVGWTFTGGQSVTQLWGGVHTQTGTAVSVRNTSWNGALAAGASTTFGLLGSLSGSTNPVPSPVTCAPA